The Acidimicrobiales bacterium genome contains the following window.
GCATCTGCGCCGGCGGGGGGTTCCACTGGGTGGCCGACGCCGACATCGTGATCGCCGCCTCCGACGCCCAGTTCTTCGATCCCCACGTGTCGGTCGGCCAGGTCGTCGCCCTCGAAGCCATCGGCCTGGCGCGCAAGATCCCGTTCGAGGCGGTGATGCGCATGGCCCTCGTGGGGCGCCACGAACGGCTGTCGTCCCAGCGCGCGCTCGAGCTCGGGATGATCAGTCAGATCGTGGACCCGCCCGAGCGGCTGCGCGCCGAGGCCCAGGCCCTGGCGGAGCGGATCGCCCGCAACTCCCCGGCGGCCATGCGCGCCACCAAGCGGGCCCTGTGGGGTGCCCTCGAGGCGGGCCTGACCGAGGCGTGCCGCCAGGGGGCCCGGCACCTGGTGTCGATGTGGGGCCATCCTGACCAGGAGGAGGGGCCGCGTGCGTTCGCCGAGAAGCGGGAGCCGGCGTGGCAGCCCCTCGAGGCCGAGGGTTAGAGGGCCTGCTCGCGCAGCACGTACTTCATGACCTTGCCGCTCGGCGTGAGCGGGAAGGAGTCCACCAGCCGCACGGTGCGGGGCACCTTGTAGTTGGCCATGTGGTCGCGGCACCAGGCGACCAGCTCCTCCTCCGCGACGTCGGCGCCGGCGCGGGGGATGACGAAGGCGGCCCCGACCTCACCGAGGCGGTGGTCGGCCACCCCGATGACCGCCACCTGGGCCACGGCCGGGTGCTGCAGCATGATCCCCTCGATCTCGGCCGGATAGGCGTTGAAGCCTCCGACGATGAACATGTCCTTCTTCCGGTCGGTGATGCGGAGGTTGCCGTCGTCGTCGACGAAGCCGATGTCACCCGTGCGCAGCCACCCGTCGGCGTCGACCGCCTCGGCGGTGGCCTCGGGATCGGCGAAGTACTCCTTCATCACGTTGAAGCCCCGGACCAGGATCTCCCCGGTTCCCCCGGCGCCGGTCCCGTCGGCGCCGGTACCGTCGATCGTCACCTCGACCCCGGGCAGGGGCCTGCCCACCGTGTGCGCCACCACCTCGGGTGGATCGTCGTGACGGCACATGCTCACGGTGCCCGTGGTCTCGGTCAGCCCGTAACCCGTCACCACGGTCTCGAACCGGAGCTCGGCGCGCATCCGGCGCACGACCTCGACCGGCACGATGGCCGCACCCGTCACCGACAGGCGCAGGCTGGACAGGTCGAAGGAGGCGAGGTCGGGGTGCTCCAGGATCGACTGGAACACGGTCGGGGGCCCCGGCAGCACCGTCACCCGCTCCCTCGCCACGTCCGCCATCACCGCGCTCACGTCGAACACGGCGTGGGGTCTCAGCGTGGCGCCGGAGAGGAGACAGGTCAGGATCACGGACTTGAGCCCGGATGTGTGGAAGAAGGGGTAGACGCTGAGGTAGCGGTCGCCGCGGCGCAGGCCGACCAGCTCGGACCAGGCCAGGTAGGTCCGCACGCTGGCCCCGTGGGTGAGCACGGCGCCCTTGGGCCGGCCCGTGGTTCCGGAGGTGAAGATGATGTCGGAGGGGTCCTCCGGGCGCACCGCCTCCTCGCGGGCGCGCACCGTCGCGGCGTCGACGGCCCCGCCCCGCCCGAGGAGCTGCTCCCACGTCACAGCTCCGGCCCGCGCCGGGCCGTGGAGCACCACGGTGCGGTCGAGGGCGTCGAGCCCCGGGACGGCTTCGATCAGGGCCAGGAGGTCGGTGCCGAGCAGGTCGGTGGTGCCGAGCAGGACCCGGGCCCCCGACGTGCGCAGGACGTGGCCCGCCTCCTCCCCCTTGAAGCGGGTGTTGAGGGGGACCAGCACGCCACCGGCCGCGTAGACGGAAAAGCTGGCCACCATCCACTCCAGGCTGTTCGGCGCCCAGATGGCCACCCGGTCCCCGGGCTGCACGCCGGTGGCGACGAGGGCCCGGGCGGCGTCGTCCACCAGCCCGGCCAGCTCGGCGAACGAAACCCGGCGCCCGCGTTCGACCACGGCCTCCTCGGCGCCGTAGGCGGTGGCGGCGCGCCGCAGGGCGGCGGGAATGGTCTCCGGATGTGCGTGCGGACCGCCCATAGATCGCCGGATACGTTATGAGACCCTTGGACGACGTACGCGTGCTCGAGCTGTCCACCGGGATAGCCGGCGCCTACTGCGCCAAGCTGCTCACCGACGCCGGTACCGACACGGTGAAGGTCGAGCCCGCCGGCGGGGATCCGCTCCGGGCCGAGGGCTCCGGGGCGCTGTTCGCCTTCCTCAACGCCGCCAAGCGGTCGGTGCTCGCCGGGTCCGACCGGTTGCTGGCGGGCGCCGACGTGGTGGTGGCCGACCGGCCCCTGGACACGGCCGCCCTGTGGCGGGCCAATCCGGCTCTCGTGGTGGTGACCATCACGCCCTTCGGTTGCGGCGGGCCGTGGGTCGGCCGCCCCGCCACCGAGTTCACGATGCAGGCGGCGTGCGGCTCCATCGGTCAACGGGGCCTTCCCGAGGAGCCCCCGCTGGCCGCCGGGGGCCGGATCGGGGAGTGGATGGCGGGCACCTATGCCGCCGTGGCGGCTCTGGCGGCGCTGCGGGAGGCGGAGCGGTGCGGCCACGGGGAACACGTCGACGT
Protein-coding sequences here:
- a CDS encoding enoyl-CoA hydratase/isomerase family protein — translated: MSYSALEFLKVERDGPVGWLINNRPERLNAMNAGMRDEFAVAWRELDADPEVRVIVHTGEGKAFQTGVDVVEIASDGVGMERYRESVERFDLHFTAWHQRVDKPVITAVNGICAGGGFHWVADADIVIAASDAQFFDPHVSVGQVVALEAIGLARKIPFEAVMRMALVGRHERLSSQRALELGMISQIVDPPERLRAEAQALAERIARNSPAAMRATKRALWGALEAGLTEACRQGARHLVSMWGHPDQEEGPRAFAEKREPAWQPLEAEG
- a CDS encoding FadD3 family acyl-CoA ligase, giving the protein MGGPHAHPETIPAALRRAATAYGAEEAVVERGRRVSFAELAGLVDDAARALVATGVQPGDRVAIWAPNSLEWMVASFSVYAAGGVLVPLNTRFKGEEAGHVLRTSGARVLLGTTDLLGTDLLALIEAVPGLDALDRTVVLHGPARAGAVTWEQLLGRGGAVDAATVRAREEAVRPEDPSDIIFTSGTTGRPKGAVLTHGASVRTYLAWSELVGLRRGDRYLSVYPFFHTSGLKSVILTCLLSGATLRPHAVFDVSAVMADVARERVTVLPGPPTVFQSILEHPDLASFDLSSLRLSVTGAAIVPVEVVRRMRAELRFETVVTGYGLTETTGTVSMCRHDDPPEVVAHTVGRPLPGVEVTIDGTGADGTGAGGTGEILVRGFNVMKEYFADPEATAEAVDADGWLRTGDIGFVDDDGNLRITDRKKDMFIVGGFNAYPAEIEGIMLQHPAVAQVAVIGVADHRLGEVGAAFVIPRAGADVAEEELVAWCRDHMANYKVPRTVRLVDSFPLTPSGKVMKYVLREQAL